One part of the Ciona intestinalis chromosome 5, KH, whole genome shotgun sequence genome encodes these proteins:
- the LOC104265754 gene encoding uncharacterized protein LOC104265754 has translation MKVLLILLAFIAAASAFSYGNGYGYGYNKCYGSYKGYSSGCYSYGYRKCYVYPKSQVFCYNIPYKKSWCSYKYYEPVLHVYPGCDCGTEGWTEKTVADLEIEMTNLLKEALLKITTEMNNCKTTFVEQLKSSIEQYKLNVKNKLFNYYAYYIQSAKTDEERENLIKKRDDAIKEYNEELDKKRDDVILKCEEDVADKLKCIADYHTKLVENGVECLKTRLTKIVDYTTTLTAKCVDYVKNYVACHMSILEQKKSYYRSFLHKVHGNITMTVWCSIFIAT, from the exons ATGAAAGTTTTACTCATTCTTCTCGCGTTTATCGCG GCGGCCAGCGCATTTAGTTACGGAAACGGCTACGGCTACGGCTACAACAAATGCTACGGTAGCTACAAAGGCTACAGCAGCGGCTGCTACAGTTACGGCTACAGAAAGTGCTACGTTTACCCCAAATCTCAAGTCTTCTGCTACAACATTCCCTACAAGAAGTCCTGGTGCTCCTACAAATATTACGAACCAGTTCTTCATGTTTACCCCGGTTGCGACTGCGGAACGGAAGGATGGACCG AGAAGACTGTTGCTGATCTCGAAATTGAAATGACAAACCTCTTGAAGGAAGCTCTTCTTAAGATCACGACGGAGATGAATAATTGCAAAACGACTTTTGTTGAGCAACTCAAAAGTTCTATCGAACAATACAAGTTAAACGTCAAGAACAAGTTGTTCAACTACTACGCTTATTACATCCA ATCTGCCAAGACCGACGAGGAAAGAGAAAACCTCATCAAGAAAAGAGACGATGCTATCAAGGAATACAACGAAGAACTCGATAAGAAGAGAGACGATGTTATTTTGAAATGCGAAGAGGATGTTGCTGACAAACTTAAATGTATTGCCGATTACCACACAAAGCTCGTTGAAAA TGGTGTTGagtgtttaaaaacacgtCTTACCAAAATCGTTGATTATACTACCACTCTGACTGCAAAGTGTGTCGACTACGTTAAGAACTACGTCGCCTGCCATATGTCCATTTTGGAACAGAAGAAGTCTTACTACAGATCTTTCTTGCACAAAGTCCATGGTAATATAACGATGACTGTTTGGTGTAGTATATTCATTGCAACG
- the LOC100177271 gene encoding peroxisomal NADH pyrophosphatase NUDT12 isoform X1, which translates to MSGNSNAQKYYIDEIFTAAANGDVEAITKGYNMLSISPDVTDKMGWTPLMCAARNGHVNVMGFLLQQGADPKHMNKSGQTALDVASFWNQTGSVNFLNGFLKPNKSPVMEVVHYFGFSALDRQSYQRSDENEMKKAMRMENAKYVVFADLQLLVSNDAVTGKSQNVVYLTWGEIEKYLSIVDHDLIFLGVGNIDKGLLVRETHHAQLNDSPYFAVNFKKMPSDDEFSPEKYNGSFTDKDNRRLMMMLQKNESGLVAQARSVLAWHERYNFCPTCGNETIMKDFGYKRLCISESCTTHKGAHNTSFPRTDPVVIILVASKDGSKCLLGRQSRFPRGMYSCIAGFMEPGESIEDAARREVFEESGVKVGQVEYHSSQPWPFPSNIMIGLIGRAVCDDINVDKVELEDARWFDKPEVAKAILEGFGRKEGLVVPPHTAIAHHLIKTWVQRNSNSNL; encoded by the exons ATGTCTGGAAACAGCAATGCTCAAAAGTATTATATTGACGAGATATTTACGGCCGCCGCTAATGGCGATGTCGAAGCAATTACTAAAGGATATAACATGCTGTCGATATCACCCGATGTTACGGACAAAATGGGATGGACGCCACTTATGTGTGCGGCGAGGAATGGTCATGTTAACGTCATGGGATTCCTATTACAACAAGG GGCAGATCCTAAACATATGAATAAAAGTGGACAGACTGCTTTGGATGTGGCTTCATTTTGGAACCAGACAGGATCTGTAAACTTTCTAAATGGGTTCCTCAAACCAAACAAATCTCCAGTAATGGAAGTGGTTCATTATTTTGGCTTTTCGGCTCTGGATCGGCAGTCGTATCAGAGATCTGACGagaatgaaatgaaaaaagcAATGAGGATGGAAAACGCAAAATACGTTGTATTTGCAGATCTTCAGTTGCTTGTTTCAAATGATGCGGTTACTGGAAAATCTCAAAATGTTGTGTATTTAACATGGGGAGAGATAGAAAAGTATTTATCTATTGTTGATCATGATTTAATCTTCCTTGGAGTGGGAAACATTGATAAAGGGTTGTTGGTGAGAGAAACACATCACGCACAACTGAATGACAGCCCTTATTTTGCAGTCAATTTTAAAAAG ATGCCGTCAGACGATGAGTTCTCTCCCGAAAAATATAATGGTAGTTTTACAGACAAAGATAATCGCCGATTAATGATGAtgctgcaaaaaaatgaatctgGATTGGTTGCACAAGCTCGATCTGTCCTTGCGTGGCATGAAAG GTACAACTTTTGTCCAACTTGTGGAAATGAAACTATTATGAAAGATTTTGGATATAAGAGACTTTGCATTTCTGAAAGTTGTACAACGCACAAAGGTGCCCACAATACCTCATTTCCAAG GACAGATCCTGTGGTTATTATTCTTGTTGCCTCAAAAGATGGAAGCAAGTGTCTGCTTGGTAGACAGTCAAGATTTCCACGCGGAATGTATTCCTGTATAGCTGGTTTTATGGAACCAG GCGAAAGTATTGAAGATGCAGCTCGCAGGGAAGTGTTTGAGGAAAGTGGGGTCAAGGTTGGACAAGTGGAGTATCATTCATCGCAACCATGGCCTTTCCCTTCCAATATAATGATTGGATTAATTGGAAGAGCTGTATGTGATGATATTAATGTAGATAAAGTGGAATTGGAAGATGCCAG GTGGTTTGACAAGCCAGAGGTGGCAAAGGCAATATTAGAAGGCTTCGGTCGAAAAGAGGGTTTGGTTGTACCACCACACACAGCAATAGCTCACcacttaattaaaacatgggtgCAAAGAAACTCCAATTCTAACTTATAA
- the LOC100177271 gene encoding peroxisomal NADH pyrophosphatase NUDT12 isoform X3, producing MSGNSNAQKYYIDEIFTAAANGDVEAITKGYNMLSISPDVTDKMGWTPLMCAARNGHVNVMGFLLQQGADPKHMNKSGQTALDVASFWNQTGSVNFLNGFLKPNKSPVMEVVHYFGFSALDRQSYQRSDENEMKKAMRMENAKYVVFADLQLLVSNDAVTGKSQNVVYLTWGEIEKYLSIVDHDLIFLGVGNIDKGLLVRETHHAQLNDSPYFAVNFKKMPSDDEFSPEKYNGSFTDKDNRRLMMMLQKNESGLVAQARSVLAWHERTDPVVIILVASKDGSKCLLGRQSRFPRGMYSCIAGFMEPGESIEDAARREVFEESGVKVGQVEYHSSQPWPFPSNIMIGLIGRAVCDDINVDKVELEDARWFDKPEVAKAILEGFGRKEGLVVPPHTAIAHHLIKTWVQRNSNSNL from the exons ATGTCTGGAAACAGCAATGCTCAAAAGTATTATATTGACGAGATATTTACGGCCGCCGCTAATGGCGATGTCGAAGCAATTACTAAAGGATATAACATGCTGTCGATATCACCCGATGTTACGGACAAAATGGGATGGACGCCACTTATGTGTGCGGCGAGGAATGGTCATGTTAACGTCATGGGATTCCTATTACAACAAGG GGCAGATCCTAAACATATGAATAAAAGTGGACAGACTGCTTTGGATGTGGCTTCATTTTGGAACCAGACAGGATCTGTAAACTTTCTAAATGGGTTCCTCAAACCAAACAAATCTCCAGTAATGGAAGTGGTTCATTATTTTGGCTTTTCGGCTCTGGATCGGCAGTCGTATCAGAGATCTGACGagaatgaaatgaaaaaagcAATGAGGATGGAAAACGCAAAATACGTTGTATTTGCAGATCTTCAGTTGCTTGTTTCAAATGATGCGGTTACTGGAAAATCTCAAAATGTTGTGTATTTAACATGGGGAGAGATAGAAAAGTATTTATCTATTGTTGATCATGATTTAATCTTCCTTGGAGTGGGAAACATTGATAAAGGGTTGTTGGTGAGAGAAACACATCACGCACAACTGAATGACAGCCCTTATTTTGCAGTCAATTTTAAAAAG ATGCCGTCAGACGATGAGTTCTCTCCCGAAAAATATAATGGTAGTTTTACAGACAAAGATAATCGCCGATTAATGATGAtgctgcaaaaaaatgaatctgGATTGGTTGCACAAGCTCGATCTGTCCTTGCGTGGCATGAAAG GACAGATCCTGTGGTTATTATTCTTGTTGCCTCAAAAGATGGAAGCAAGTGTCTGCTTGGTAGACAGTCAAGATTTCCACGCGGAATGTATTCCTGTATAGCTGGTTTTATGGAACCAG GCGAAAGTATTGAAGATGCAGCTCGCAGGGAAGTGTTTGAGGAAAGTGGGGTCAAGGTTGGACAAGTGGAGTATCATTCATCGCAACCATGGCCTTTCCCTTCCAATATAATGATTGGATTAATTGGAAGAGCTGTATGTGATGATATTAATGTAGATAAAGTGGAATTGGAAGATGCCAG GTGGTTTGACAAGCCAGAGGTGGCAAAGGCAATATTAGAAGGCTTCGGTCGAAAAGAGGGTTTGGTTGTACCACCACACACAGCAATAGCTCACcacttaattaaaacatgggtgCAAAGAAACTCCAATTCTAACTTATAA
- the LOC100177271 gene encoding peroxisomal NADH pyrophosphatase NUDT12 isoform X2, producing the protein MLKSIILTRYLRPPLMAMSKQLLKDITCCRYHPMLRTKWDGRHLCVRRGMVMLTSWDSYYNKDPKHMNKSGQTALDVASFWNQTGSVNFLNGFLKPNKSPVMEVVHYFGFSALDRQSYQRSDENEMKKAMRMENAKYVVFADLQLLVSNDAVTGKSQNVVYLTWGEIEKYLSIVDHDLIFLGVGNIDKGLLVRETHHAQLNDSPYFAVNFKKMPSDDEFSPEKYNGSFTDKDNRRLMMMLQKNESGLVAQARSVLAWHERYNFCPTCGNETIMKDFGYKRLCISESCTTHKGAHNTSFPRTDPVVIILVASKDGSKCLLGRQSRFPRGMYSCIAGFMEPGESIEDAARREVFEESGVKVGQVEYHSSQPWPFPSNIMIGLIGRAVCDDINVDKVELEDARWFDKPEVAKAILEGFGRKEGLVVPPHTAIAHHLIKTWVQRNSNSNL; encoded by the exons ATGCTCAAAAGTATTATATTGACGAGATATTTACGGCCGCCGCTAATGGCGATGTCGAAGCAATTACTAAAGGATATAACATGCTGTCGATATCACCCGATGTTACGGACAAAATGGGATGGACGCCACTTATGTGTGCGGCGAGGAATGGTCATGTTAACGTCATGGGATTCCTATTACAACAAGG ATCCTAAACATATGAATAAAAGTGGACAGACTGCTTTGGATGTGGCTTCATTTTGGAACCAGACAGGATCTGTAAACTTTCTAAATGGGTTCCTCAAACCAAACAAATCTCCAGTAATGGAAGTGGTTCATTATTTTGGCTTTTCGGCTCTGGATCGGCAGTCGTATCAGAGATCTGACGagaatgaaatgaaaaaagcAATGAGGATGGAAAACGCAAAATACGTTGTATTTGCAGATCTTCAGTTGCTTGTTTCAAATGATGCGGTTACTGGAAAATCTCAAAATGTTGTGTATTTAACATGGGGAGAGATAGAAAAGTATTTATCTATTGTTGATCATGATTTAATCTTCCTTGGAGTGGGAAACATTGATAAAGGGTTGTTGGTGAGAGAAACACATCACGCACAACTGAATGACAGCCCTTATTTTGCAGTCAATTTTAAAAAG ATGCCGTCAGACGATGAGTTCTCTCCCGAAAAATATAATGGTAGTTTTACAGACAAAGATAATCGCCGATTAATGATGAtgctgcaaaaaaatgaatctgGATTGGTTGCACAAGCTCGATCTGTCCTTGCGTGGCATGAAAG GTACAACTTTTGTCCAACTTGTGGAAATGAAACTATTATGAAAGATTTTGGATATAAGAGACTTTGCATTTCTGAAAGTTGTACAACGCACAAAGGTGCCCACAATACCTCATTTCCAAG GACAGATCCTGTGGTTATTATTCTTGTTGCCTCAAAAGATGGAAGCAAGTGTCTGCTTGGTAGACAGTCAAGATTTCCACGCGGAATGTATTCCTGTATAGCTGGTTTTATGGAACCAG GCGAAAGTATTGAAGATGCAGCTCGCAGGGAAGTGTTTGAGGAAAGTGGGGTCAAGGTTGGACAAGTGGAGTATCATTCATCGCAACCATGGCCTTTCCCTTCCAATATAATGATTGGATTAATTGGAAGAGCTGTATGTGATGATATTAATGTAGATAAAGTGGAATTGGAAGATGCCAG GTGGTTTGACAAGCCAGAGGTGGCAAAGGCAATATTAGAAGGCTTCGGTCGAAAAGAGGGTTTGGTTGTACCACCACACACAGCAATAGCTCACcacttaattaaaacatgggtgCAAAGAAACTCCAATTCTAACTTATAA